From Patescibacteria group bacterium, a single genomic window includes:
- a CDS encoding 2,3-bisphosphoglycerate-independent phosphoglycerate mutase has protein sequence MITNSNKIKPVVLIILDGFGVAPPSQGNAISLAKMPVFNQLVNAYPSMVIQSSGEAVGLSWGEPGNSEVGHLNIGAGKIVWQSLPMINQAIIDNSFFSNKEFLQAINHAKENNSDLHLMGLISNGNIHSSLNHLYALLEMAKKNNFTRVYIHAILDGRDSPRDSAQRFINDVLDKIKSIGVGQIATLSGRFWAMDRDNRWDRIEVSYLAIVKGLAEKEYTDPLKAIQESYKQEVYDEQLKPVVIKKEINQESFKIKDNDAVIFFNFRADRARELTRALVLDDFKQFKTIKIKNLFFCTMTEYEQDLPVKIAFPSVRIENPLAKVISDKGLKQMHIAETEKYAHVTFFLNGGREQAFDGEDRKLIPSPGISSYDAKPAMSAYEILHQALFSIDSQKYKFVAINFANPDMVSHTGNLPATIEALESLDEILGQIVDISLKNNTAVLITSDHGNAEVLVNLRTGEIDKEHNNNPVPLIIIDNSLKKEDALLSQVDLNTMTPSGVLADIAPTILKIMGIDKPDEMTGTPLI, from the coding sequence ATGATAACCAATTCTAATAAAATAAAACCAGTAGTTTTAATCATATTAGATGGATTTGGGGTTGCTCCTCCTAGTCAAGGAAATGCAATCTCTTTAGCTAAAATGCCAGTTTTTAATCAATTAGTAAATGCTTATCCGTCCATGGTTATTCAGTCTTCAGGAGAGGCAGTTGGGCTTAGTTGGGGAGAGCCGGGAAATTCAGAAGTGGGACATCTTAACATAGGGGCTGGTAAAATTGTTTGGCAAAGCTTGCCCATGATTAACCAAGCAATCATTGATAATAGTTTTTTCAGCAATAAAGAATTTTTACAAGCAATTAATCATGCTAAAGAAAATAATTCAGACCTTCATTTAATGGGGCTTATTTCTAATGGCAATATTCATTCTTCTTTAAACCATCTTTATGCTCTTTTAGAAATGGCTAAAAAAAATAACTTTACCAGAGTATATATCCATGCTATTTTAGATGGACGAGATAGTCCTAGAGATTCAGCCCAGAGATTTATTAACGATGTTTTAGATAAAATAAAATCAATTGGCGTGGGACAGATTGCTACTTTATCAGGCAGGTTTTGGGCAATGGATAGAGACAATAGATGGGATAGAATAGAGGTTTCTTATTTGGCAATAGTTAAAGGGTTGGCAGAAAAAGAATACACAGACCCTTTGAAAGCAATTCAAGAGTCGTATAAACAAGAAGTTTACGACGAGCAATTAAAGCCAGTTGTTATTAAAAAAGAGATTAACCAGGAGTCATTTAAAATAAAAGATAATGATGCAGTTATATTTTTTAATTTTAGAGCAGACAGGGCCAGAGAATTAACCAGGGCATTAGTTTTAGATGATTTTAAACAATTTAAAACAATTAAAATAAAAAATTTATTTTTTTGCACCATGACAGAATATGAGCAGGATTTGCCAGTAAAAATTGCTTTTCCATCTGTTAGGATTGAAAATCCATTAGCAAAAGTAATCAGTGATAAGGGGCTAAAACAAATGCATATTGCTGAAACAGAAAAATATGCTCATGTTACATTTTTTTTAAACGGGGGAAGGGAACAGGCTTTTGATGGCGAAGACAGGAAATTAATTCCTTCACCAGGAATTTCATCTTATGACGCCAAGCCAGCTATGTCAGCTTATGAAATTCTTCATCAAGCGCTTTTTTCTATTGATAGTCAAAAATATAAGTTTGTGGCAATTAATTTTGCTAACCCAGACATGGTCTCCCATACTGGAAATTTACCTGCCACCATAGAAGCATTGGAATCATTAGATGAAATTCTGGGACAAATTGTAGATATTTCTTTAAAAAATAATACAGCTGTTTTGATTACGTCTGACCATGGCAATGCAGAAGTTTTAGTTAATCTAAGGACAGGAGAGATAGACAAAGAACATAATAATAATCCAGTCCCACTTATTATTATTGATAATAGTTTAAAAAAAGAAGATGCTTTATTGAGCCAAGTAGACCTAAATACAATGACACCTAGTGGTGTTTTGGCAGATATTGCTCCTACAATATTAAAAATAATGGGCATTGATAAACCAGATGAAATGACTGGCACGCCTTTAATATAA
- the raiA gene encoding ribosome-associated translation inhibitor RaiA, whose translation MEIKYFTQGINLTQESKNLLEKKLLKLEHFSNKIWEAKIDASYRATRPRENSFRLEVNLKMPDRILRGVATSSTLQNSIDQVEDKLKQQLRKYKGFIQTRKRITQKIMRKLKSIK comes from the coding sequence ATGGAAATAAAATATTTTACACAAGGAATTAATTTAACTCAAGAATCAAAAAATCTTTTAGAAAAAAAACTTCTAAAATTGGAACATTTTTCTAATAAAATATGGGAGGCAAAAATAGATGCTAGTTATAGAGCTACTAGGCCAAGAGAAAATTCTTTTCGTCTGGAAGTTAACTTAAAAATGCCAGACAGGATTTTGCGGGGAGTAGCCACTTCTTCAACTCTTCAAAATAGCATTGACCAAGTTGAAGATAAATTAAAACAACAATTAAGAAAATACAAAGGATTTATTCAAACCAGAAAAAGAATTACTCAAAAAATAATGAGAAAATTAAAATCAATAAAATAA